The proteins below are encoded in one region of Takifugu rubripes chromosome 1, fTakRub1.2, whole genome shotgun sequence:
- the LOC115249132 gene encoding polypeptide N-acetylgalactosaminyltransferase 3-like has translation MTPLRRVLRRQLHPARLVAVALLFVTFVFFIQWEVGSQDQEEDPWLKGVTAKRDTMLDMVIGAVHNFRDSMPKMQIRAPAAQQGSAGAASCLPGRYTAAELRSALARPQQDPLAPGAAGKPFHTNALSPEEQKEKQRGEEKHCFNLYASDRISLSRDLGADTRPPECIEQTFMRCPPLPTTSVIIVFHNEAWSTLLRTVYSVLHTSPAILLKEIILVDDASEDEALKDELDEYLKRLSIVQVVRQRERKGLITARLLGASVATGDTLTFLDAHCECFNGWLEPLLARIAENHSAVVSPDITTIDLNTFEFVKPSPYGQNHNRGNFDWSLAFGWESLPDHEKRRRKDETYPIKTPTFAGGLFSISKDYFYQIGSYDKHMEIWGGENIEMSFRVWQCGGQLEIIPCSIVGHVFRTKSPHSFPKGTQVISRNQVRLAEVWMDDYKEIFYRRNQQAAQLVRDKAFGDISQRMDLRARLKCKSFSWYLKNIYPEAFIPDLNPLGFGSVKNVGKDSCLDAGENNEGGKRVIMYPCHGLGGNQYFEYSTRHEIRHNIQKELCLHGAAGAVKLEECQYKGRNTLVGAEQKWQLKDNRLIYMPELNKCLSARQERPFLAACNPMDRYQLWVFS, from the exons ATGACACCTCTGCGCAGAGTGCTCCGAAGGCAGCTGCACCCAGCCCGCCTGGTGGCCGTGGCCCTGCTCTTTGTCACCTTTGTGTTCTTCATACAATGGGAGGTAGGGAGCCAGGACCAAGAGGAGGACCCCTGGCTGAAGGGGGTGACGGCGAAGCGAGACACCATGCTGGACATGGTGATTGGAGCCGTCCACAACTTCAGGGATTCCATGCCAAAGATGCAGATCAGGGCCCCTGCGGCCCAGCAGGGGAGCGCGGGCGCCGCATCCTGTCTGCCCGGCCGCTACACCGCTGCTGAACTCAGGTCGGCTTTGGCCCGACCTCAGCAAGACCCCCTGGCCCCCGGGGCTGCTGGGAAACCTTTCCACACCAACGCGCTGAGCCCCgaagagcagaaggagaagcagaggggTGAAGAGAAGCACTGCTTCAATTTGTACGCCAGTGACCGGATTTCCCTGAGCAGAGACCTGGGAGCAGACACCAGACCCCCAGA ATGTATTGAGCAAACCTTCATGCGGTGCCCCCCCCTGCCAACCACCAGCGTGATCATCGTGTTTCACAATGAGGCCTGGAGCACGCTGCTGAGGACCGTGTACAGCGTCCTTCACACCTCCCCGGCCATCCTCCTGAAGGAGATCATCCTGGTGGACGACGCCAGCGAGGACG AGGCGCTGAAGGACGAATTGGACGAGTACCTGAAGCGCCTCAGCATTGTCCAGGTCGTCCGCCAGCGCGAGAGGAAGGGGCTCATCACCGCCCGGCTCCTGGGGGCCTCCGTTGCCACCGGCGACACGCTCACCTTCCTTGACGCTCACT GCGAATGCTTTAACGGGTGGCTGGAGCCTCTGCTGGCCAGGATCGCCGAGAACCACAGCGCCGTCGTGAGTCCCGACATAACCACCATCGACCTGAACACTTTTGAGTTCGTGAAGCCGTCCCCGTACGGCCAGAACCACAACCGGGGCAACTTCGACTGGAGCCTGGCGTTCGGCTGGGAGAGTCTGCCAGATCacgagaagagaaggaggaaagacGAAACCTACCCAATCAA GACGCCCACATTCGCTGGCGGCCTTTTCTCCATCTCTAAAGACTATTTCTACCAGATTGGCAGCTATGACAAGCACATGGAAATATGGGGCGGCGAGAACATCGAGATGTCCTTCCGG GTGTGGCAGTGCGGCGGGCAGCTGGAGATTATTCCTTGCTCAATCGTGGGACACGTATTCCGCACCAAGAGCCCGCACAGCTTCCCCAAAGGAACGCAGGTGATTTCCCGCAACCAGGTGCGTCTGGCGGAGGTGTGGATGGACGACTACAAGGAGATCTTTTACCGGCGCAACCAGCAAGCGGCGCAGTTGGTCCGAGAC AAGGCATTTGGAGACATTTCTCAGCGCATGGACCTCCGCGCACGCCTGAAGTGCAAGAGCTTCTCTTGGTATTTGAAGAACATTTACCCAGAAGCCTTCATTCCTGATCTCAACCCACTCGGCTTTGGTTCA GTAAAAAATGTCGGCAAAGACTCGTGTCTGGATGCTGGAGAGAACAATGAGGGTGGGAAAAGGGTGATCATGTACCCGTGTCACGGACTAGGAGGAAACCAA TATTTCGAGTACTCCACACGTCACGAGATTCGACACAACATTCAGAAGGAGCTGTGTTTGCACGGGGCAGCGGGGGCTGTGAAGCTGGAGGAATGCCAGTATAAAGGCAGGAACACATTAGTAGGAGCAGAGCAAAAATGGCAACTAAAGGAT AATCGGTTAATTTACATGCCGGAGTTGAACAAGTGTCTGAGCGCCCGTCAGGAGCGTCCCTTTCTGGCTGCCTGCAACCCCATGGACAGATACCAGCTCTGGGTCTTCAGCTGA
- the LOC101075214 gene encoding cysteine/serine-rich nuclear protein 3, whose amino-acid sequence MRRAMSGILKRKFEEVEASSSPCSSLRESDDEVSCSESGDSSDSVNPSASGPFTPNSILKREKRLRTRRVHFEKVTVYYFSRRQGFTSVPSQGGSTLGMSNRHSWIRQYSLGEFALEQERIHRDMLRDHLKEEKLNSVKLKLTKNGTVESEEADTLTAEDISDDDIDLDNTEVDEYFFLQPLTTKKRRALLRSSGVKKIDVEEKHELRAIRVSREDCGCDCRIFCDPETCACSIAGIKCQVDRMSFPCGCSKEGCSNSTGRVEFNPIRVRTHFLHTIMKLELEKSREQQQASPANSYHSETSDLEGGSTLVQSQHRLDYSQSDAVQQTASMHMQHTADAMEELLDEEEEEEEEDDEEEEEEEEEEENEDDEEDEDSSSVCSGLSDSSTQSLANSNSEDDEEDDEDEEKSGSLQGDMAASPVSHTEVVSLSSVLCYSDGSVVHDNHVSGHAFLMNSSPTEYYQLGNAATVSSGPQPVKGFGEVLAFQDPISATNGSATQGTFGLSAEQYTNYSNQAEEHYPAGHHFTLSGSAPANTLTCYGSDQAKVLAEQPDNQTQTQFENYLNNNTASPYSSHGSRVAAEQPPQEPDAARHSDLSLLANANLPLPDHCPEVTAI is encoded by the exons ATGCGGCGGGCCATGAGTGGAATACTGAAGAGGAAATTTGAGGAGGTGGAAGCCTCCTCGTCCCCGTGCTCCTCCTTGCGGGAGTCTGATGATGAGGTCTCCTGCAGTGAGAGCGGGGATAGCAGCGATAGCGTCAACCCCTCAGCCTCGGGCCCGTTCACCC CTAACTCGATACTGAAGCGAGAGAAGCGCCTAAGGACCCGGAGGGTGCACTTTGAGAAGGTGACGGTGTACTACTTCAGCCGTCGGCAGGGCTtcaccagtgttcccagtcaGGGTGGCAGCACACTGGGCATGTCCAACAGGCACAGCTGGATCAGGCAGTACTCTCTGGGTGAGTTtgctctggagcaggagagaaTCCACAGAGACATGCTCAGAGATCACCTAAAGGAGGAGAAGCTCAACTCTGTCAAGCTCAAG CTAACGAAGAACGGCACAGTGGAGTCTGAGGAGGCCGACACACTGACGGCAGAGGACATCTCCGACGACGACATCGATCTGGACAACACGGAGGTGGACGAGTACTtcttcctgcagcctctgacCACCAAAAAGCGCCGAGCGCTGCTCCGATCCTCCGGGGTGAAGAAGATTGACGTGGAAGAGAAGCACGAACTGCGAGCCATCCGCGTGTCCAGGGAAGACTGCGGCTGCGACTGCCGGATATTCTGTGACCCGGAGACGTGTGCCTGCAGCATCGCGGGGATCAAGTGCCAG GTCGACCGAATGTCGTTTCCGTGCGGCTGCAGTAAAGAGGGCTGCAGCAATTCCACTGGAAGAGTGGAGTTTAATCCCATCCGTGTGAGGACCCATTTCTTGCACACCATCatgaagctggagctggagaagagccgtgagcagcagcaggcgtcTCCCGCCAACAGTTACCACAGTGAGACCAGTGACCTGGAAGGTGGAAGCACGCTGGTTCAGTCCCAGCACAGGTTGGATTACTCCCAGTCAGACGCTGTGCAGCAGACGGCCAGCATGCACATGCAGCACACTGCAGATGcgatggaggagctgctggatgaggaggaggaggaggaggaggaggatgatgaagaagaagaggaggaagaagaggaagaggagaatgaagatgatgaggaggatgaggacagtAGCAGCGTTTGCAGCGGGCTCTCTGACTCCAGCACCCAGAGCTTGGCTAACAGCAACTCAGAGGACGATGAAGAGgacgatgaggatgaagagaaatCTGGGAGCCTCCAGGGTGACATGGCGGCCTCGCCGGTGTCTCACACTGAGGTGGTTTCTTTGTCTTCTGTGCTGTGCTACAGCGATGGCTCGGTGGTCCACGACAACCACGTGAGCGGACACGCCTTCCTGATGAACTCCTCCCCGACTGAGTACTATCAGCTCGGGAACGCCGCGACCGTCTCCAGCGGCCCTCAGCCCGTTAAAGGCTTCGGCGAGGTCTTAGCGTTCCAAGATCCCATCAGCGCCACCAACGGCAGCGCGACCCAGGGAACCTTCGGCCTGTCCGCCGAGCAGTACACAAACTACTCTAACCAGGCCGAGGAACATTACCCAGCCGGTCATCACTTCACTCTGAGCGGCAGCGCTCCCGCCAACACGCTGACCTGCTACGGATCGGACCAGGCGAAGGTGCTGGCGGAGCAGCCGGACAACCAAACCCAGACGCAGTTTGAAAACTACCTGAACAATAACACGGCCAGTCCGTACAGCAGCCACGGCTCACGCGTGGCAGCGGAGCAGCCCCCGCAGGAGCCCGACGCTGCCAGACATTCTGACCTGAGCTTACTAGCAAACGCTAACCTGCCTTTACCCGACCATTGTCCTGAGGTCACGGCCATCTAA
- the LOC115249137 gene encoding sodium channel protein type 2 subunit alpha-like produces the protein MSQCSFLSHLLLPTSGIKRSSIDCNGVVSLVGGNSLPSLPVGLPLPILMGDTTDTEYQGADGGPHQEFMDLLEGPEARQRAQSIASVITSTMEELEESRQKCPSCWYTFAETVLIWECCPVWMKFKKVVNLIVMDPFADLTITICIVLNTLFMAMEHYPMSGSFSRMLTVGNVVFTCIFTAEMVLKIIALDPYYYFQTGWNIFDGIIVTLSLMELFLANVVGMSVLRSFRLLRVFKLAKSWPTLNTLIKIIGNSVGALGNLTLVLAIVVFIFAVVGMQLFGKNYRDCVCKISANCELPRWHMSDFFHSFLIVFRVLCGEWIETMWDCMEVSGMTMCIILYMMVMVIGNLVVLNLFLALLLSSFSADKMLANEDDSDTNNLQIAIARIQRGIAFVKAFIQSRCRSACLRGEKAGKAEDKSLDELHKPTGPNGVPNHTLKNFAKNGNGVDKSGDKYIVSSRSDDSIMSFINNPSLTITVPIAVGESDFENLNTEDFSSVSSEAACHVNVEEDDDEYSSSEGSTVDCPLDGERGESVDFELDKAMEPDACFFDGCVQRFQCCQVNVEAGWGKMWWTLRKTCYRIVEHSWFESFIIFMILLSSGALACEDINSEKRKTVKILLEFADKIFTYIFILEMLLKWVAYGFAKYFTNAWCWLDFLIVDVSLISLVANALGYSELGAIKSLRTLRALRPLRALSRFEGMRVVVNALLGAIPSIFNVLLVCLIFWLIFSIMGVNLFAGKFRMCIRRTTNQPFLPTEVKTKNDCINLGQDVARWTNLKVNFDNVGLGYLALLQVATFKGWTDLMYAAVDSQSKPDEQPDYEINLKMYLYFVVFIIFGAFFTLNLFIGVIIDNFNQQKKKLGGQDIFMTEEQKKYYNAMKKLGSKKPQKPIPRPSNKIQGYIFDFTTKQAFDIVIMVLIWLNMVTMMVETADQSEEMGRILYNINVVFIVIFTGECLLKMISLRHYFFTNGWNIFDFIVVILSIIGVFLSELIENYFVSPTLFRVIRLARIGRVLRLIKSAKGIRTLLFALMMSLPALFNIGLLLFLVMFIYAIFGMSNFAYVKKESDIDDMFNFETFGNSMLCLFQITTSGGWDKLLAPILNKHADDCDNSTEHPGSSVKGDCGNPPVGIAFFVSYIIICFLIVVNMYIAVILENFGVATEESADPLSEDDFEMFYEVWERFDPRATQFMEFNKLSDFADSLDPPLCLPKPNKLELISMDLPMVSGERIHCLDILFAFTKRVLGEGGEMDILREQMEVRFMASNPSKVSYEPITTTLRRKLEDTSATVIQRAYRQYASQRSPVKSPVAVNDIQRDRTIDDKEDGNTDAPKEISGTDESEQTPPMACNSVAASGKHKYEKDKSEREVECKDV, from the exons ATGAGCCAGTGCAGCTTCTTGTCGCATCTTCTGCTTCCAACCAGTGGGATCAAGCGCAGCTCTATAGACTGCAATGGGGTTGTTTCTCTGGTGGGTGGGAATTCACTCCCGTCGTTACCTGTGGGGCTCCCTCTGCCTATACTGATG GGTGACACCACTGACACAGAGTACCAAGGAGCAGACGGGGGACCTCACCAGGAGTTTATGGACCTCCTGGAGGGCCCGGAGGCCAGGCAGAGAGCTCAAAGTATAGCTAGTGTCATAACAAGCACAATGGAGG AGCTGGAAGAGTCAAGACAGAAGTGCCCCTCATGCTGGTACACTTTTGCAGAAACCGTCCTCATCTGGGAATGTTGTCCAGTATGGATGAAGTTCAAGAAAGTGGTCAACCTGATTGTAATGGATCCATTTGCGGACTTAACTATCACCATCTGCATTGTACTAAACACACTGTTTATGGCCATGGAGCATTATCCAATGTCTGGCAGCTTCAGCAGAATGCTGACTGTGGGCAATGTG GTGTTCACCTGCATCTTCACTGCTGAAATGGTGCTCAAGATCATCGCTTTGGACCCATATTATTACTTTCAGACAGGGTGGAATATTTTCGATGGCATCATTGTCACCTTAAGCCTAATGGAACTGTTTTTGGCAAATGTGGTTGGCATGTCTGTTCTCAGATCATTCCGACTG CTCAGAGTCTTCAAGTTGGCTAAATCGTGGCCCACTCTTAACACCCTGATCAAAATTATTGGCAATTCAGTTGGGGCTTTGGGCAACCTGACCCTGGTGCTGGCCATCGTGGTGTTCATCTTTGCTGTGGTGGGCATGCAGCTGTTTGGAAAAAACTACAGGGACTGTGTGTGCAAAATCTCCGCCAACTGCGAGCTGCCCAGGTGGCACATGAGTGACTTCTTCCATTCATTCCTCATTGTGTTCCGAGTGCTTTGTGGAGAGTGGATAGAGACCATGTGGGACTGTATGGAGGTGTCTGGGATGACCATGTGCATCATTCTCTACATGATGGTCATGGTTATCGGAAACCTTGTG GTGCTGAATCTCTTCCTGGCCCTGCTGCTGAGTTCATTCAGCGCTGACAAAATGTTAGCGAACGAAGATGACAGTGACACAAACAATTTGCAGATAGCAATCGCCCGCATTCAAAGAGGCATCGCCTTCGTCAAGGCTTTCATCCAAAGCAGGTGCAGAAGTGCCTGCCTCCGAGGGGAGAAGGCAGGGAAGGCCGAGGACAAGTCTCTGGATGAGCTCCACAAGCCTACAGGGCCCAACGGAGTCCCCAACCACACGCTGAAAAACTTTGCTAAGAACGGCAATGGGGTGGACAAAAGTGGAGACAAGTACATCGTCAGCAGCAGGAGCGATGACTCCATCATGTCCTTCATCAACAACCCCAGCCTGACCATCACAGTCCCCATCGCTGTGGGAGAGTCCGACTTTGAAAACCTCAACACAGAAGACTTCAGCAGCGTCTCATCTGAAGCAGCGTGCCATGTG AATGTAGAAGAAGACGACGACGAGTACAGCTCCTCTGAGGGCAGCACAGTGGACTGTCCCCTGGACGGCGAGAGAGGGGAGTCGGTGGACTTTGAACTCGACAAAGCTATGGAACCGGACGCCTGCTTTTTTGACG GCTGCGTGCAAAGGTTCCAGTGCTGCCAGGTAAACGTGGAGGCGGGCTGGGGGAAAATGTGGTGGACGCTGAGAAAAACCTGCTACCGAATAGTAGAGCACAGCTGGTTCGAGAGCTTTATCATCTTCATGATCCTGCTCAGCAGCGGAGCGCTG GCATGTGAAGATATCAACAGCGAGAAGAGGAAGACAGTTAAAATCTTGTTGGAGTTTGCAGATAAAATCTTCACCTATATTTTCATTCTGGAGATGCTACTGAAGTGGGTGGCCTATGGATTTGCCAAGTACTTCACAAATGCTTGGTGCTGGCTGGACTTCCTCATTGTTGAT GTGTCACTGATCAGTTTGGTAGCCAATGCACTGGGATATTCTGAACTGGGTGCTATAAAATCTCTGAGAACCCTGAGAGCCCTAAGGCCCCTGAGAGCCCTTTCACGCTTTGAAGGCATGAGG GTGGTTGTCAATGCTCTGTTAGGAGCCATACCTTCTATCTTCAATGTGCTGCTGGTATGTCTCATCTTCTGGCTCATCTTCAGCATCATGGGAGTGAATTTGTTTGCGGGAAAGTTCCGAATGTGTATCCGCAGAACCACAAATCAGCCTTTCCTTCCAACAGAAGTGAAAACAAAGAATGATTGTATCAATTTAGGCCAAGATGTTGCTCGTTGGACAAATCTAAAAGTTAACTTTGACAATGTTGGCCTGGGCTATCTTGCACTGCTGCAAGTG GCTACATTTAAGGGGTGGACGGACCTCATGTACGCTGCTGTGGACTCCCAAAGCAAg CCTGATGAACAGCCAGACTATGAAATCAACCTAAAGATGTACCTGTATTTTGTGGTTTTCATTATATTTGGAGCTTTTTTCACACTCAACCTCTTTATCGGCGTCATCATTGACAATTTCaatcagcaaaagaaaaag TTAGGTGGTCAAGACATCTTCATgactgaagagcagaagaaataCTACAACGCCATGAAAAAGCTAGGGTCAAAGAAGCCACAAAAACCCATTCCAAGACCATCA AACAAAATTCAAGGGTACATCTTCGACTTCACCACAAAACAAGCCTTCGATATTGTGATAATGGTCCTAATATGGCTCAACATGGTGACTATGATGGTGGAAACTGCCGACCAGTCCGAAGAAATGGGCAGAATTCTCTACAATATTAATGTGGTGTTCATTGTCATCTTCACGGGAGAGTGCTTGTTGAAGATGATCTCCCTTCGTCACTACTTTTTCACAAATGGGTGGAATATATTTGATTTCATCGTCGTCATCCTATCAATCATCG GTGTGTTTCTCTCAGAGTTGATCGAGAATTATTTTGTCTCGCCGACCCTGTTCAGAGTCATCCGACTGGCTCGGATCGGCCGCGTCCTCCGTCTTATCAAAAGTGCCAAAGGAATCCGCACACTCTTGTTTGCcttgatgatgtcacttcctgccttgTTCAACATCGGCCTTTTGCTCTTCCTGGTGATGTTTATCTACGCCATCTTTGGCATGTCCAACTTCGCTTACGTCAAGAAGGAATCGGACATCGACGACATGTTTAACTTTGAGACATTCGGCAACAGCATGCTCTGTTTGTTCCAGATCACCACCTCTGGGGGGTGGGACAAGCTTCTGGCTCCAATCCTCAACAAACACGCAGATGACTGTGACAATAGCACAGAGCACCCTGGCAGTTCCGTTAAAGGGGACTGTGGAAATCCTCCTGTGGGCATTGCCTTCTTCGTGAGCTACATTATCATATGCTTCCTGATTGTGGTCAACATGTACATTGCAGTTATCCTGGAAAACTTTGGGGTGGCCACCGAGGAAAGCGCAGACCCACTGAGCGAGGACGACTTTGAAATGTTTTACGAGGTCTGGGAAAGGTTCGATCCTCGTGCGACGCAGTTCATGGAGTTCAATAAGCTCTCAGACTTCGCGGACTCCCTGGACCCGCCCTTATGCTTACCCAAACCCAACAAGCTTGAGCTAATCTCCATGGACCTACCCATGGTGAGCGGGGAACGCATTCACTGTCTGGACATCCTCTTTGCATTCACAAAACGGGTTCTGGGCGAGGGCGGCGAGATGGACATCCTCAGGGAGCAGATGGAGGTGCGTTTCATGGCTTCCAATCCTTCCAAAGTGTCCTACGAGCCCATAACCACCACCCTCCGCCGCAAACTGGAGGACACATCAGCCACCGTCATCCAGCGGGCTTACAGACAGTACGCAAGCCAACGGTCTCCTGTCAAGAGCCCCGTAGCAGTGAATGATATTCAAAGGGACAGAACAATCGATGATAAGGAGGATGGCAACACAGACGCACCCAAAGAAATTTCCGGCACCGACGAAAGCGAACAGACGCCTCCGATGGCGTGTAACAGCGTGGCAGCGAGCGGCAAACATAAATACGAAAAGGACAAAAGCGAAAGGGAGGTTGAGTGTAAAGATGTGTAA